In the Acidobacteriota bacterium genome, GCCCTTCCCGTCCCACCTGGAAGTCAAGCCCCACGACCTGAAGAACGCTTTCTGAGCGCGCCCGGCCGGCCCGGCCGATGGATCCCGGGGCGCTCCCGCGCCCGGCGGCGCCGGGAGGGGGGGCCTGCGGGCGCCGCCGGGCCGTCACCGGCGGGCGAGAAGGGGGGCCTGAGGGGCGCGCCGGGCGCGCTCCGGGGGGCCGGCGCCCGGCGGGAGGGGGCACCCCCCCGGCCGGGCGGCCAGGAACAACATTGTTCGCTCCACGGTGGGGGGGTCAGGAGAGCGCCTCGACCTCGTCGGCCACCGCTTCCCAGGCCAGCGGATCGGAAGACAGCAGCGTGCGCAGGTAGAGATCCACGTCGGCCCCGGGAAACTCTTTCCTGAGCGCCGCGACGGCCTGTTTGACCTTCTCTCGCGATGGAGGTTCCACCTCGTCGGCATCGCTGATCACGCCCTGGTCGTGGGCAATGCCCAGCAAATCGAGAAAGCGCCCGAGCATGTCACGCCGATGGGTCAGGTGAAAGGACATCAGGATCTGCGAGGCGGTCTCCTCGGGTAATCCTCCCTCCGCCAGCAAAGCCGCCCGGCGCTGACGGGGCAACTTGGCCAGGTAGCTGGCCCGCAGCCCGCGGGCCGTCAGCCAGGGTGCCAACGCCGCGCTGCGCTCGAGGCGGTCGAGCCGCGGATCTTCCCACAGGGCCAGGGCCAGTTCCTCCCGGCGCCCCCGGTCGAGGCTCTTCCAGATCTGTCGTGCCGTCACCACCGTGGTCATCCTCCGCTCACAGGGAAGGTGCAGGCTAGGCCCACCGGGGCCAGGGGTCAAGTCCGCAGCAACGCCCGCCGAAGGTGCTACCCTCTGTCCTGGCCGCGCCGGCACAGCGCGGAAGATTACGGAGGAGGAGGAACGAATGAGACGACGCTACGCCCGTCTGCTGACCGTGGTCCTGACCCTGACCCCCATGGTCCTGTCGCCGGCCATGGTACCGACCGTCCAGGCCGCGGAAGGGATGAGGGAATCTTCCACCGGGCTCGAATTCAGCCTCACCCGCCGCCTGCCGGGGCAGGACACGGACCTGCTCCTCACCGGCGTGGGGGTGCGCAAGAAGCTGATCTTCAAGGTCTATGGCTTCGGTTTCTACGTCGACGCTGCGGTGGCTCCCGGGCACCTCGCCGCGTTTCGCGGCCAGAGTGCCGCTCGTCTGGCCGGCAACGAGGATGTCTACGAGGCCCTGATGACCCTGCCCGGCACGCGCCTGGCCGTGATGAAGTTCGTGCGCGCGGTCAGCGGCTCCAAGATGAAGGGCGCGCTGGGCGACGCCCTGCAGGAGGTCAGTGCCTCCGACCCCGCCCGCAACGCCTTCCTTCGCCTGTGGGACGAGGAAATCGAAAACGGTGAGGAGGTCCTGATCGCCTTCTTTCCCGGCGGCAGGGTGGTCGTCTACCGCCACGGTCAAGAAAAAGGCTCGGTGACCTCGCCGGCCATCGCCCGGGGACTGCTCGAGTCGTGGCTCGGCGTATCCCCGGTCTCTTCCTCGATCAAGACGGGAGTGGTGGCCAGGCTCCCGGAGATTCTCTGAGTGGAGCCCGGGTTTCCATTCCACTTCGTCCTGCACGACCACCAACCTTACGGGAACTTCCCCGAGGTCTTCGAAGCCGCGTGGGAGCGGGCCTACGGCCCTACCCTGGCCATCCTCGACCGCCATCCCGATTTCCGTTTCGGGCTGCACATCACCGGCGCGCTCTGGGAGTGGATCGAACGCCATCGTCCCCAAGCCATGGAAACCATCGCGGGCATGGTCACACGAAACCAGGTCGAACTGATCGGTGGCCCGTTCTACGAGCCCGTGCTGGCGCTGGTCACTCCCCGGGACGCCGCGGGACAAATCGGCCTGATGCGGCGCTTTCTCGAGCGCCACTTCGGCGTGGCCAGCCGCGGAGCCTGGCTGGCGGAAAGGGTCTGGCAGCCGGATCTTCCCGAGCTCCTCGAGGACGCGGGGGTGACGTTCACCTTCGTCGACGACACTCATCTCTTCACCGCTGGACCCGACGGGAAGCGGATCGGCAATCACGTGTTGGCCGAATCGCGGGGCAAGCGCGTCGCCCTGTTTCCCATCGATTTCAAGCTGAGATATGCCATACCGTTCCAGCCCGCCGCCCAAACGGTGCAACGCCTGCTCGAACTCCAGGCGGCCGGGTGTTCGTCGGCCACCTACGCCGACGACGGCGAGAAGCTGGGCCTGTGGCCGGGAACCCATGACTGGGTCTGGAAGGAGAAGTGGTTCGAGAACTTCGTGCGGACCGTGCTGGAGACGCCGGAGATCCACACGGCCCTACCCTCCGAGACCCTCGATCACCTGCCCGCCGAGGACCTGGTCTATCCCCCCACCACCTCCTACGACGAGTTGGGCGAGTGGGCCTTGCCCCCCGGCAGGCAGGCCCAACGCAAGGCTCTGGTCGAGTGCCTCGAACGCTCCGGCGTCCTGGAGAACTGTCGACCGTTGATCCGCGGCGGCCATTTCCCCGTCTTTCTCGCACGCTATCCCGAAGCCAACCTGATGCACAAGTGGATGCTCGAGGTCAGCCGACGGCTGGAACGAACTGAAACCGAGACCGGCCGGACTCTCGACGCCGCCCGCCGCGCCCTCTACCAGGCGCAGGTCAACTGCCCGTACTGGCACGGTCTGTTCGGCGGGCTCTACATGCCGGTTCTGCGCCACGTCGTCTATGCCCGGCTGCTGACCGCG is a window encoding:
- a CDS encoding DUF1925 domain-containing protein — protein: MEPGFPFHFVLHDHQPYGNFPEVFEAAWERAYGPTLAILDRHPDFRFGLHITGALWEWIERHRPQAMETIAGMVTRNQVELIGGPFYEPVLALVTPRDAAGQIGLMRRFLERHFGVASRGAWLAERVWQPDLPELLEDAGVTFTFVDDTHLFTAGPDGKRIGNHVLAESRGKRVALFPIDFKLRYAIPFQPAAQTVQRLLELQAAGCSSATYADDGEKLGLWPGTHDWVWKEKWFENFVRTVLETPEIHTALPSETLDHLPAEDLVYPPTTSYDELGEWALPPGRQAQRKALVECLERSGVLENCRPLIRGGHFPVFLARYPEANLMHKWMLEVSRRLERTETETGRTLDAARRALYQAQVNCPYWHGLFGGLYMPVLRHVVYARLLTAEREMARAQAPPPSALCRGDLDCDGREEIWGGGGPGRFLFSSRWSGGLRIWGRWDAEQAVTDVMARRREAYHLEAPETPQAGEGPAEDGSPRSIHDMQAVMPRVFAERCGWDHAPRVSGVEVTLPTGFSARQLLRAGSWRDAHFAPARAVEVADTSITWEIDSPAGFRAHRRISASADGCELQFDHALEGGGEEDRWGVEWNLALPGRGLVAAPGRPAVTLDGAWHEPFEIEATRRLTVRSEAPAAEVHFAFDVPCHVMAHLVETLVRSESGFEGVIQGLCLVFSPPRGRRKLKVAVSLAPPRS
- a CDS encoding chalcone isomerase family protein, whose amino-acid sequence is MRRRYARLLTVVLTLTPMVLSPAMVPTVQAAEGMRESSTGLEFSLTRRLPGQDTDLLLTGVGVRKKLIFKVYGFGFYVDAAVAPGHLAAFRGQSAARLAGNEDVYEALMTLPGTRLAVMKFVRAVSGSKMKGALGDALQEVSASDPARNAFLRLWDEEIENGEEVLIAFFPGGRVVVYRHGQEKGSVTSPAIARGLLESWLGVSPVSSSIKTGVVARLPEIL